The Corylus avellana chromosome ca8, CavTom2PMs-1.0 genome has a segment encoding these proteins:
- the LOC132190466 gene encoding NADP-dependent malic enzyme-like has protein sequence MLLVITDLTNHWDIPKIVEEGEGIILTLYPHEQTDPDYVYKKVLKDEFYIGLRHKRATGQEYAELLDEFLCAVKQNYGEKVLVQFEDFANHNAFELLARYRSTHLVFNDDIQGTASVVLAGIIAALKLVGGTLADNTFLFLGAGELRLKHHLPLESILLLFFILFVCLFFLHCSN, from the exons ATGTTGCTGGTCATTACAGATTTAACCAATCATTGGGACATTCCAAAAATAG tagaagaaggagaagggaTTATCCTGACATTGTATCCCCATGAACAGACGGATCCGGATTATGTATATAAAAAG GTTTTGAAGGATGAGTTTTACATTGGGCTTAGGCATAAGAGGGCAACCGGGCAG GAATATGCAGAGCTTCTAGATGAGTTCTTGTGTGCAGTTAAACAGAACTATGGGGAGAAAGTTCTAGTACAG TTTGAGGATTTTGCTAACCATAACGCATTCGAGCTGCTGGCACGATATCGCTCAACTCATCTTGTCTTTAATGATGATATACAG GGTACAGCATCTGTGGTATTGGCGGGGATTATTGCAGCCCTGAAATTAGTTGGTGGAACCTTAGCAGACAACACTTTCTTATTCCTGGGTGCTGGAGAATTGAGGCTCAAACACCATTTGCCTTTGGAgtctattcttcttctttttttcattctttttgtctgtttgtttttcttgcaCTGCTCAAATTAA
- the LOC132190909 gene encoding putative disease resistance protein At3g14460 yields the protein MGIVDGSEPCPPKFIPAPSDKTLPEVLNPEYTLWEKKDQCILSWFIATVTAQIIAAKHQHKYDLTIAHCEELTNFWSNDVGLLQHLPCLGVLKIRDCSKLVSLVAKDVEVPSKLREIKIENCKVLESLPNAMMYNSAHLQEICIGYCPSLMHFAIGQLPPILKWLKIWSCKNMLILVDDINSCGSNISLLEYLDISSCPSLKSLTSSGELPATLKDLKIWDCEKLESIAKSFHHNSSLELIDIWSCENLKSLPMGMHNLNHLDQIYIWGCPNLVSFLDGGLLPANLRELTIFKCKKMQALPNCIHNVTSLQRLKIQGCLGIVAFPTNLTFLSIHDMAFNEPFFELELHKLSSLKQLEIDGGSSHLVSLSGMIMPSSLTSLKIKHFPILKYLSSKDFQFLTSLEELWIERCINLTSFPEDGLPPLLLQLCIFYCPLLKELCKKDQGQEWFKIARIPFIKIDGRFIYEPEEENH from the exons ATGGGAATTGTTGATGGCTCCGAGCCATGCCCACCAAAGTTCATTCCCGCACCCTCCGACAAGACACTACCTGAAGTCTTGAATCCAGAATACACTCTTTGGGAGAAGAAAGACCAGTGCATTCTCAGCTGGTTTATTGCAACTGTGACTGCCCAGATTATAGCTGCAAAACATCAGCACAAGTATG ATTTAACGATTGCACATTGTGAGGAGCTGACGAATTTCTGGTCAAATGATGTGGGATTACTACAACATCTCCCATGTCTTGGCGTTTTGAAGATTCGTGATTGTTCCAAACTGGTTTCTTTGGTGGCAAAAGACGTGGAAGTTCCATCCAAACTGAGAGAAATCAAGATTGAAAATTGCAAGGTCCTGGAATCTTTACCCAATGCAATGATGTACAACAGCGCGCATCTTCAGGAGATTTGTATTGGTTATTGTCCTTCATTGATGCACTTTGCAATAGGGCAACTACCTCCAATTCTTAAGTGGCTAAAGATATGGAGTTGCAAGAACATGCTGATTTTGGTGGATGATATCAATAGTTGCGGTAGCAACATATCTCTTCTTGAGTACTTGGATATTAGTTCTTGTCCATCCCTCAAATCCTTAACATCAAGTGGAGAATTACCTGCAACACTTAAAGACCTCAAAATTTGGGATTGTGAGAAGTTGGAGTCGATAGCAAAGAGCTTCCATCACAACTCATCTCTTGAATTAATTGATATTTGGAGTTGTGAAAACCTTAAATCCTTACCCATGGGCATGCACAACCTCAACCATCTAGATCAAATTTATATTTGGGGATGTCCAAATCTTGTTTCCTTCCTGGACGGAGGGTTACTCCCTGCCAACCTGAGAGAACTTACGATTTTCAAGTGTAAGAAAATGCAAGCTCTGCCGAATTGCATACACAACGTCACCTCTCTTCAGCGATTGAAAATACAAGGCTGCCTAGGCATTGTAGCTTTTCCCACCAACCTAACATTTCTTTCTATCCATGATATGGCATTTAATGAGCCCTTTTTTGAGCTAGAATTGCACAAGCTTTCCTCTCTTAAACAACTTGAAATTGATGGTGGTTCCTCACATCTAGTGTCGCTTTCAGGGATGATAATGCCTTCCTCTCTAACTAGCCTCAAAATTAAACACTTCCCGATCCTGAAATACCTGTCTTCCAAAGACTTTCAATTCCTTACCTCTCTTGAAGAATTGTGGATCGAAAGGTGCATAAATCTCACATCTTTTCCAGAGGATGGCCTCCCTCCCTTGCTCCTGCAACTTTGTATCTTCTATTGTCCTCTACTTAAAGAGCTATGCAAGAAGGATCAAGGACAAGAATGGTTCAAAATAGCCCGCATCCCTTTCATTAAGATTGATGGGAGGTTTATCTATGAACCAGAAGAAGAGAATCATTGA
- the LOC132190908 gene encoding probable disease resistance protein At1g58602: MDFLDVVEVVSAVILQLKARSYGESYIIDRAIIQVAETIRKDLERNKYFLINGEVEKLLENLLAAVYKMEDFAETVVPRRMHERRMGFGRRYIFILRQILNLKARVDFASEMKKIVSEINHAIDELGVSRQSHPREESDVIGSEEEKGKMVTWLTDTNSCPNLGFILISGQSGSGQTTLATKIYKSREIERHFEFRAWVSASDDHVSNLRSILQKITEDSMVVDMESTERESMEKKICEILHKKRWLIVVDNVQNPNLFKTRPGSALSDVGDGSRSRVIMTMTTTSENECLIKGFMDGYQSLCYELQPLQDEDAWHLFLKKVRLLPDNVESSDIDKLKRKVLAKCEGIPSAILVLGRFLSTKKCYEEWLAVLEHWDSKIFALMNSEQLSGSRPCLLYFGLFPKGYEIPVRRLLRLWLAEGLIVTDNRNPEEIAQGILTNFKNKGLIEIVKRRKDRSAKTCRMTGILYDFCLSKAEDIFGLLHIHPTAPDDESSDASPKFGVRSVADHCDIKNYSRKYSHMQHLRSYLSFNIQKKDTPVVGIGNFLSEVIGHRGFGLLKVLDLERVYKPTLPQNLGQLYLLRYLGLRWTFLDTIPHSVSELRYLETLDVKHTYISSLPNSIWKMEDLRHLCLNEIRLDMENRNNISLTKLQTLWGLFVDNNSPVENGLDRSINLRKLGLTFHLDHDSVDKLNAWIAHLEGLESLRLRSKDEDGRPSKLELKPLSSLKNLTNLYLLGNLPELHSEYFPQSIKVLTLSVSKLEKDPMPILARLPKLSVLQLLADSYNGKEMVYPNGGFQSLKSLKLWMLKELETWTMEQGAMQNLEELEIRCCHKLKEIPIINRNSIGKIILTNMQEEFVVNVRAKFPKEILETPPPLPVRCDHCRDVKQTQQNSSTTGDA; this comes from the exons ATGGATTTTCTGGACGTTGTGGAAGTCGTCTCTGCAGTCATACTGCAACTCAAAGCCCGGTCCTATGGAGAATCGTACATTATCGACAGGGCGATAATTCAGGTAGCGGAGACCATAAGAAAAGATCTAGAGCGGAATAAATATTTCCTCATCAATGGTGAAGTTGAGAAGTTGTTGGAAAATCTTCTTGCTGCTGTTTACAAGATGGAGGATTTTGCTGAAACGGTTGTCCCGCGAAGAATGCATGAAAGGAGAATGGGCTTCGGTCGGAGGTACATTTTCATCCTTCGTCAGATATTGAATTTGAAGGCTAGAGTAGACTTTGCAAGTGAGATGAAGAAGATCGTATCCGAGATTAATCATGCTATTGACGAATTAGGTGTGAGCAGACAAAGCCATCCACGTGAAGAATCAGACGTCATTGGCTCGGAAGAGGAGAAGGGAAAGATGGTGACCTGGCTAACTGACACTAATTCCTGCCCAAATCTTGGGTTCATCTTAATCTCAGGCCAATCTGGCTCCGGCCAGACTACACTTGCAACGAAAATATATAAGAGTCGCGAGATTGAGCGTCATTTTGAATTTCGCGCATGGGTTTCTGCCTCTGACGACCATGTATCCAATCTCCGGAGCATTTTGCAGAAGATTACTGAAGATTCAATGGTGGTTGATATGGAATCTACCGAAAGAGAATCAATGGAAAAGAAGATCTGTGAGATTTTGCATAAGAAACGGTGGCTGATAGTGGTCGATAATGTGCAAAACCCAAATCTTTTCAAGACTAGACCAGGTTCTGCCTTATCAGACGTAGGTGATGGTAGCAGGAGCAGGGTGATAATGACAATGACAACGACTTCTGAGAACGAATGCCTCATCAAGGGCTTTATGGATGGATATCAAAGTTTATGTTATGAGCTCCAGCCGTTACAGGACGAGGACGCATGGCATTTGTTCTTGAAAAAGGTACGCTTATTACCAGATAATGTTGAGTCCTCTGATATAGATAAGCTCAAAAGAAAAGTTCTTGCGAAATGCGAAGGCATACCTTCGGCAATCCTGGTGCTTGGTCGTTTTCTGTCCACAAAAAAGTGCTACGAAGAATGGTTGGCAGTTCTTGAGCACTGGGACTCAAAAATCTTCGCCTTGATGAATAGTGAGCAGCTTTCCGGGTCGAGGCCTTGCCTGCTTTATTTTGGGCTTTTCCCAAAAGGATACGAAATTCCAGTGAGAAGGTTATTGCGTTTATGGCTTGCAGAAGGGCTAATTGTAACTGATAATCGGAATCCGGAGGAAATTGCTCAAGGGATTctgacaaattttaaaaacaaaggGTTGATTGAAATagtaaaaaggagaaaagatcGGAGTGCCAAAACATGCCGTATGACTGGCATCCTATATGATTTCTGCTTGTCAAAAGCTGAAGATATATTTGGCCTTCTCCACATCCACCCAACTGCGCCAGATGACGAAAGTAGTGATGCATCTCCCAAGTTTGGTGTTCGCAGTGTTGCTGATCATTGTGACATCAAAAACTATTCCCGTAAATACTCGCACATGCAACATCTGCGCTCTTACTTGTCCTTCAACATTCAAAAGAAAGATACGCCCGTGGTGGGAATAGGAAACTTTCTCAGTGAAGTCATTGGTCATCGAGGCTTTGGATTGCTCAAGGTGCTTGATCTAGAACGTGTTTACAAACCTACATTGCCCCAAAATCTGGGGCAACTCTATCTCTTAAGGTACTTGGGTTTAAGATGGACCTTCTTGGATACGATTCCCCACTCTGTTAGTGAGCTGCGCTACCTTGAAACCTTGGATGTGAAGCACACCTATATCAGCTCTCTACCCAATTCTATTTGGAAGATGGAAGACCTGCGGCATTTGTGTCTTAATGAAATACGCCTTGACATGGAAAATCGCAACAATATTTCTCTTACTAAGCTCCAGACGCTGTGGGGATTATTTGTGGACAACAATAGTCCAGTGGAGAATGGTTTGGATAGATCAATCAATCTCAGGAAATTGGGTCTAACATTTCATTTAGATCATGACTCCGTTGACAAATTAAATGCGTGGATTGCACACCTCGAAGGGCTTGAATCTCTGAGGTTAAGATCCAAGGACGAGGATGGTCGACCTTCAAAGCTTGAATTAAAGCCTCTATCAAGCCTAAAGAATCTCACCAACCTGTATTTGCTTGGAAACTTACCGGAGCTACATAGTGAGTACTTTCCTCAAAGTATTAAAGTTCTTACTTTGTCCGTATCAAAGCTGGAAAAAGATCCCATGCCAATCCTTGCGAGGCTGCCAAAGCTTTCTGTCCTTCAGCTATTGGCCGATTCCTACAATGGGAAGGAAATGGTGTACCCGAATGGCGGCTTCCAATCACTAAAAAGTTTGAAGCTCTGGATGCTCAAGGAATTGGAGACATGGACAATGGAGCAAGGAGCAATGCAGAATTTGGAAGAATTGGAAATCCGATGCTGCCACAAGCTGAAGGAAATTCCCATAATAAATCGGAACAGCATTGGCAAAATAATTTTAACGAACATGCAAGAGGAATTTGTAGTTAATGTTCGAGCCAAATTTCCCAAGGAAATCCTCGAAACTCCACCGCCATTGCCAGTACGATGTGATCATTGTCGGGATGTGAAGCAG aCACAACAGAACAGTTCCACCACCGGTGACGCATAG